In Bacteroidia bacterium, the genomic stretch AGTAGAAAATGATTTTAGTAACAGGTGGAACAGGTTTAGTAGGCAGCCGACTTTTATTCGATTTAGTTAAATCCGGAGAAACCGTAAAAGTGCTGAAACGTCCTGAAAGTGATATTTCGAGCGTTAAAAAATTATTTTTTCAAAATGGAGATCATGATGAAAACCTTTTCAAAAAAATTTCTTGGATAGACGGAGATATTCGCGATTTTTTTTCGGTAATGGAAGCCATGCAAGATGTAGAGAAGGTTTACCATTGTGCTGCCTCCGTTTCTTTCAACAGAAAAGATAAAGAAATTATTTTTAAAACCAACGAGCAAGGAACCGCAAACATGGTGAATGCCTCGTTGGTAAAAGGAATTAAGAAATTTTGTTACGTTAGTTCCGTAGCTACGTTAGGAAAAACACTTCATAAGGAGTTGATTACAGAAGAAACTTTTTCGGATATTTTGGTGGACAATTCCAATTACGCAAACAGTAAATATGCCGCTGAGCGCGAAGTTTGGCGTGCAGCAGCAGAAGGATTGAATATGGTTATTGTTAATCCATCTATTATTTTGGCTTCTGGAAATTGGCGAAAGAGCAGTGCGTCAATGTTTCTGCAAGCGTACAAGGGATTGCCTTTTTATACTTCTGGAAGTGCTGGTTTTATTGATGTTCGTGATTTATCCAATAGTATGATTCGCTTAATGGAAAGTGAAATTACGAAGGAGCGTTTTAT encodes the following:
- a CDS encoding NAD-dependent epimerase/dehydratase family protein encodes the protein MILVTGGTGLVGSRLLFDLVKSGETVKVLKRPESDISSVKKLFFQNGDHDENLFKKISWIDGDIRDFFSVMEAMQDVEKVYHCAASVSFNRKDKEIIFKTNEQGTANMVNASLVKGIKKFCYVSSVATLGKTLHKELITEETFSDILVDNSNYANSKYAAEREVWRAAAEGLNMVIVNPSIILASGNWRKSSASMFLQAYKGLPFYTSGSAGFIDVRDLSNSMIRLMESEITKERFIISAENCSYKTIFEMICKELGKKEPKLKAIPFLTEIAWRAEALKSKITGKQGALTKEIARASQEKNYFSNAKIKKALNYEFLPLQQSVKDICAIFLQEVSLKK